In a single window of the Petrotoga mexicana DSM 14811 genome:
- the purF gene encoding amidophosphoribosyltransferase: protein MLMENCGLFAAYSKSEKYNVSGRIVEGLLALQHRGQESAGISVSDGTKITTYKGKGVVNRVFGGGVSKKINGYFGIGHVRYSTKGLSNFTNAQPLTIKYKNEFFSIAHNGQIENGPELKEKYEEQGSIFMTTSDTELFPHLLVNKLKGSPSSWKSEEIGKLIAENISPSYSLLFLFKDKIIAFRDPFGYRPLSICETENGIYVASEDSAFKFFPLRNAKIREIKPGELIEIKDGKIKSHVISSNSPKKFCFFEHVYFARPDSNIFGDNVHLMREKLGELCAKENSIDADIVIPVMDSGFSAALGYSKASGIPLEMGLMRNKYVGRTFIDPDLQERKLGVRRKLLPVKEVIDNKRVILIDDSIVRGTTMKHIVKMLRENGAKQVHIGIASPMVVNACHWGVDIPTKEELICATKTVEEIREILNADSLNFITLENLLASLGENGKNYCFHCFIKD, encoded by the coding sequence ATGTTGATGGAAAATTGTGGTTTGTTTGCCGCATATTCAAAGAGTGAAAAGTACAACGTAAGTGGCAGAATTGTTGAAGGTCTTTTGGCACTTCAACATAGAGGCCAAGAATCTGCAGGGATCTCTGTATCAGATGGCACTAAGATTACAACTTATAAGGGTAAAGGCGTAGTCAATAGAGTTTTCGGGGGCGGTGTATCAAAAAAAATTAACGGTTATTTTGGGATCGGGCACGTAAGATATTCAACGAAAGGTCTCTCTAATTTCACAAATGCTCAACCGCTTACTATAAAATATAAAAATGAATTTTTTTCCATAGCACACAACGGTCAAATAGAAAATGGCCCTGAATTGAAAGAGAAATACGAAGAGCAAGGCTCCATATTTATGACAACTTCAGATACTGAACTTTTTCCCCATCTTTTAGTTAATAAACTAAAAGGATCTCCTTCAAGTTGGAAAAGTGAAGAAATAGGTAAGTTAATTGCTGAAAATATATCTCCTTCTTACTCTCTACTTTTCCTTTTCAAAGATAAAATTATCGCTTTTAGAGATCCTTTTGGATACAGACCTTTAAGTATTTGTGAAACAGAAAATGGAATTTATGTAGCTTCAGAAGACAGCGCTTTCAAATTTTTCCCACTTAGAAACGCTAAAATTAGAGAAATAAAGCCCGGTGAATTAATTGAAATAAAGGATGGAAAGATTAAAAGTCATGTAATATCTTCGAATAGTCCTAAGAAGTTTTGCTTTTTTGAACATGTTTACTTCGCAAGGCCCGATTCAAATATATTTGGTGATAATGTGCACTTAATGCGTGAAAAATTAGGAGAATTATGTGCAAAAGAAAATTCTATCGATGCTGATATAGTCATTCCAGTAATGGATAGTGGCTTTTCTGCTGCTCTAGGATATTCAAAAGCATCTGGTATTCCGTTAGAAATGGGCTTAATGAGAAACAAGTATGTTGGAAGAACTTTTATCGACCCCGATTTGCAAGAAAGAAAGTTGGGAGTTAGACGTAAACTTTTACCTGTTAAAGAAGTTATAGATAACAAAAGAGTTATTTTAATTGATGATTCTATCGTCAGAGGAACAACGATGAAACATATCGTGAAGATGCTAAGGGAGAATGGTGCTAAACAAGTTCATATAGGAATAGCCTCTCCAATGGTTGTTAATGCATGCCATTGGGGGGTTGATATTCCTACGAAAGAAGAATTAATCTGCGCAACTAAAACGGTTGAAGAAATTAGAGAAATTCTTAATGCAGACTCTCTTAATTTTATTACTTTGGAGAATTTACTTGCTTCTTTAGGTGAAAATGGAAAGAATTATTGTTTTCACTGTTTTATAAAAGATTAA